From Moraxella sp. K1664, one genomic window encodes:
- a CDS encoding IS110 family transposase → MRLLKQTLHKQGKRQMIHYIGIDISKAKFDVAFINPSTNKVKTKVFNNNKAGFDLLLAWLKTNVSNHLDELHIILEATGVYHEHLSEFLDDNNIKQSIVNPNYVRKFADSLGVIHKTDKKDSIILSRYGYSHKPEIWIAPSIEAKQLKALLARLEALKEDLQREQNRQELLLSPNLPDLVKASMQTVINVLQEEIAKLTKDIDDFVDKQPSLKQDKTLLETIDGIGSVIAKEVVCLIHTKQFKKASQMASFLGLIPKQRQSGVFKGATKLSKQGQVSLRAKLYMSAMSAIRYNSTIKAFYERLQQNGKTKMQALCACMRKLVHICFGVIKTQTSFEQQVSLS, encoded by the coding sequence GTGCGTTTATTAAAACAGACACTGCATAAACAAGGCAAGAGACAGATGATACACTATATTGGCATAGACATCAGCAAAGCAAAGTTTGATGTTGCATTTATAAACCCAAGCACAAATAAAGTAAAAACCAAGGTTTTTAACAACAACAAAGCAGGCTTTGATTTACTGCTTGCTTGGTTAAAAACCAATGTCAGCAATCATCTTGATGAGCTACACATCATCCTAGAAGCAACAGGGGTTTATCATGAACACCTAAGTGAGTTTCTTGATGATAATAATATCAAGCAAAGCATTGTCAATCCTAACTATGTCCGCAAATTTGCAGACAGTTTGGGGGTAATCCATAAAACTGATAAAAAAGACAGCATTATTTTATCAAGGTATGGTTATAGCCACAAGCCTGAGATTTGGATAGCACCTAGCATTGAAGCCAAACAGCTAAAAGCTCTATTGGCTCGCTTAGAAGCACTCAAAGAAGATTTGCAACGAGAGCAAAACCGACAAGAGTTGCTCTTATCACCCAATCTGCCCGATTTGGTTAAAGCATCCATGCAAACAGTCATCAATGTCCTTCAAGAGGAAATTGCCAAACTCACCAAAGACATTGATGACTTTGTTGACAAACAACCAAGTTTAAAGCAAGACAAAACCTTACTTGAAACCATTGACGGTATTGGTTCTGTTATTGCCAAAGAAGTGGTATGCTTAATACATACCAAACAATTTAAAAAAGCCTCACAGATGGCTTCGTTTTTAGGCTTAATACCCAAACAAAGACAGTCAGGTGTCTTTAAGGGAGCAACCAAACTGTCCAAACAAGGGCAAGTCTCTTTGCGTGCTAAGCTGTATATGTCTGCAATGAGTGCCATTCGTTATAATAGCACCATTAAGGCATTTTATGAACGATTACAACAAAACGGTAAAACCAAAATGCAAGCCTTATGTGCTTGTATGCGTAAATTGGTACATATCTGTTTTGGTGTTATCAAAACCCAAACATCCTTTGAGCAACAAGTATCTTTAAGTTAG
- the adk gene encoding adenylate kinase, whose protein sequence is MRIILLGPPGAGKGTQAQFISKEFNIPQISTGDMLRSAIKNGTELGKLAKSVMDAGQLVSDELIINLVKDRLAEPDCANGCIFDGFPRTIPQAEALANAGVDIDYVIEISVPDDEIVSRMSGRRAHLPSGRTYHIIHNPPKVDGKDDVTGEELVQRDDDKEEVVRDRLSVYHTQTATLVGHYQAVAQSGENAPSYHQFDGTQAIDMVKEQIFAVLKG, encoded by the coding sequence ATGCGTATTATTTTATTAGGCCCCCCAGGGGCAGGCAAAGGCACACAAGCTCAGTTCATTTCAAAGGAATTTAATATTCCCCAAATCTCCACAGGCGACATGCTTCGTTCTGCCATTAAAAACGGCACAGAGCTTGGCAAACTTGCCAAAAGCGTGATGGACGCAGGTCAGTTGGTCTCTGATGAGCTTATCATTAATCTGGTCAAAGACCGCTTAGCCGAGCCTGATTGTGCTAATGGCTGTATTTTTGACGGTTTTCCACGCACCATTCCCCAAGCCGAAGCGTTGGCAAATGCAGGCGTGGACATTGATTATGTCATTGAGATTAGCGTGCCTGATGATGAGATTGTCAGCCGTATGTCAGGTCGCAGAGCTCACTTGCCGTCAGGTCGCACCTATCACATCATTCACAATCCACCAAAAGTGGACGGTAAAGATGATGTAACGGGCGAAGAGTTGGTACAGCGTGATGACGACAAAGAAGAAGTCGTCAGAGACCGCTTGTCAGTCTATCACACCCAAACTGCCACGCTCGTGGGCCATTATCAAGCGGTGGCTCAGTCAGGCGAGAACGCTCCGTCTTATCATCAGTTTGACGGCACCCAAGCCATTGACATGGTCAAAGAGCAGATTTTTGCGGTGTTAAAAGGTTAA
- the ccmI gene encoding c-type cytochrome biogenesis protein CcmI, with the protein MTPTLFLFFSLAVLLCVVLALVVIYPWLKGQKAVDNQLMAVNVAVFGERIAELQADKEAGRIDEATFQAGEIELKRQLLDAQTYAETYAPVGIKSRAIVMVWIPVLAGLAYLTTADRTSVFKLWQAQDSVGQVADDLLAGKIDTPPEWATADSTALISAMQTNVHHHAHDPSRWMRLSELFMALEVTPQALEALARAYRLDQSNDEIAITYAQTSFFANNGVLDATARDVLRGILSNTPDHEGAMMMMAMGEMRANNFTMAKAWVAKLRESITSKGGADRQSALASLDELMATIHAQEAKAMAGVNVHVSVASSLLPQIDENAVLFVSISDVAGGAPYAVKRLSVRELVQGVTVSLSDLDAMMPERTLTAGREAGVGLAVNARISHSGGAVSESGDLMANPVILQKGQNTVNLEISQIVP; encoded by the coding sequence ATGACCCCCACGCTGTTCTTGTTTTTTAGTTTAGCCGTACTGCTGTGCGTGGTATTGGCGTTGGTGGTGATTTATCCGTGGCTTAAAGGGCAAAAGGCGGTGGACAATCAGCTCATGGCGGTCAATGTGGCGGTATTTGGCGAGCGGATTGCCGAGCTACAAGCGGACAAAGAAGCAGGGCGGATAGATGAAGCAACCTTTCAAGCGGGCGAGATTGAACTCAAACGCCAACTGCTAGATGCCCAGACCTATGCCGAGACCTATGCCCCTGTGGGTATCAAAAGCCGTGCCATTGTCATGGTGTGGATACCTGTGCTGGCAGGGCTTGCTTATCTGACAACCGCCGACCGCACGTCTGTGTTTAAGCTGTGGCAAGCCCAAGACAGTGTGGGACAAGTGGCGGACGATTTGCTAGCGGGCAAGATAGACACGCCCCCCGAGTGGGCGACCGCCGATAGCACCGCACTCATCAGTGCCATGCAAACCAACGTTCATCATCACGCCCATGACCCGAGCCGCTGGATGCGACTGTCCGAGCTGTTCATGGCATTAGAAGTCACGCCCCAAGCCCTAGAAGCCTTGGCTCGTGCTTATCGCCTTGACCAAAGTAATGATGAGATTGCCATTACTTATGCCCAGACCAGCTTTTTTGCCAATAATGGCGTGCTAGATGCGACCGCTCGTGATGTCCTGCGTGGCATACTCTCAAACACCCCAGACCATGAAGGGGCGATGATGATGATGGCGATGGGCGAGATGCGTGCCAATAACTTTACGATGGCAAAGGCATGGGTTGCCAAACTGCGTGAGAGTATCACCAGTAAGGGCGGTGCGGACAGGCAGTCGGCATTGGCAAGCCTAGATGAGCTGATGGCGACCATTCACGCCCAAGAAGCCAAAGCGATGGCAGGGGTCAATGTCCATGTGAGCGTGGCAAGCAGTCTGCTCCCCCAAATCGATGAAAATGCCGTGCTGTTCGTCTCTATCTCGGACGTGGCAGGCGGTGCCCCTTATGCGGTCAAACGCCTGTCGGTGCGTGAGTTGGTGCAGGGGGTAACGGTGTCGCTTAGTGATTTAGATGCGATGATGCCCGAGCGTACTTTGACGGCAGGGCGTGAAGCAGGGGTTGGTCTTGCGGTCAATGCTCGTATCAGCCACAGTGGTGGGGCGGTCAGCGAATCGGGCGACTTGATGGCGAACCCTGTGATATTACAAAAAGGACAAAATACGGTCAATTTGGAAATCTCACAAATCGTGCCGTAA
- a CDS encoding heme lyase CcmF/NrfE family subunit: MLITELGYFALLLALVLAILQTVLPALGVIKHQTAWQRLAPSLAVAGFLAMLVSFVALMAGFLYNDFSLVYVAGHSNSLLPWYYKLSATWGGHEGSLLLWLTILATWCMLVAVCSRGLPLDMRARVLSVLGGVQVMMLAMLTFTSNPFVRTLPNLPVDGADLNPLLQDPGLIFHPPMLYMGYVGLAVPFAFCMASLWAGRLDAVWTRWSRPWTVAAWAFLTLGIAIGSWWAYYELGWGGWWFWDPVENASLMPWLASTALMHSLAVTEKRGVFKAWTMMLAIFGFALSLLGTFLVRSGVITSVHSFAADPTRGMAILAILGVVIGGGLLMFALRGWRLTVESFYQLKSRETILVINNIILLVATLVVLLGTLYPIIADAFKLGQVSVGPPYFNALFVPLSWVLLAFMGVGATMRYKYDSRPMLKVLAMTAVCSLLLGVVGWYMINLLGENTPFDHTIYITASLSAWVLLFIGLDIKDKTRHAKGLTNGLRKLSPSYYGMQIAHIGVLVTALGVAGVSALSLEKDVAMTVGDSTHVQGYDFYLQDFDLVQGSNYDATRATIQVKADGKLITTLYPEKRNYVVSMMPMTEVGLRASLFNELYVALGEPIVKDGKVDNNTWAVRVHVKPMVRWLWLGSIIMALGGFIAMFDKRYRIKKVKADLVKSKLSPTTTVNQDNGKNNGKDNGKVIKDDERVVKDDENVSKDNAKDDQPTKANDNAGEMTP, encoded by the coding sequence ATGCTAATCACCGAACTGGGGTATTTTGCCTTACTGCTTGCGTTGGTGCTTGCGATACTACAAACCGTCCTGCCTGCACTGGGTGTGATAAAACATCAGACCGCTTGGCAACGCCTTGCCCCAAGCCTTGCTGTGGCAGGGTTTTTGGCGATGCTGGTGTCCTTTGTGGCACTCATGGCAGGGTTTTTGTACAACGATTTTAGTTTGGTGTATGTGGCAGGGCATTCTAACAGCCTGCTCCCGTGGTACTATAAGCTGTCAGCGACATGGGGCGGACATGAAGGCTCGCTACTGCTGTGGCTGACGATACTGGCGACGTGGTGTATGCTCGTGGCGGTGTGTAGCCGTGGACTACCGCTAGACATGCGAGCCAGAGTGCTGTCGGTGCTTGGTGGGGTGCAGGTGATGATGCTTGCCATGCTGACCTTTACCTCAAACCCCTTTGTGCGGACACTGCCAAATCTGCCTGTGGACGGGGCGGATTTGAACCCGCTCTTACAAGACCCCGGACTTATTTTTCATCCGCCCATGCTGTACATGGGTTATGTGGGGCTTGCCGTGCCGTTTGCCTTTTGTATGGCGAGCCTGTGGGCGGGTCGGCTTGATGCGGTGTGGACACGGTGGTCTCGTCCGTGGACGGTGGCGGCGTGGGCGTTTTTGACCTTAGGGATTGCCATTGGGTCGTGGTGGGCGTATTATGAGTTAGGTTGGGGTGGTTGGTGGTTTTGGGACCCTGTGGAGAATGCGTCTTTGATGCCGTGGCTTGCCAGCACTGCTCTTATGCACTCGCTTGCCGTTACCGAAAAACGTGGCGTGTTCAAGGCGTGGACGATGATGCTCGCCATTTTTGGCTTTGCTCTGTCGCTCTTGGGGACGTTTTTGGTGCGTTCGGGTGTGATTACGTCTGTGCATTCGTTCGCTGCTGACCCGACTCGTGGTATGGCAATTTTGGCGATTTTGGGGGTGGTCATTGGTGGTGGCTTATTGATGTTTGCCCTGCGTGGTTGGCGTTTGACGGTGGAGAGTTTTTATCAGTTAAAATCCCGTGAGACCATACTGGTTATTAATAACATCATTCTACTGGTGGCGACACTGGTGGTGCTACTAGGCACGCTGTATCCGATTATCGCTGATGCCTTTAAACTCGGTCAAGTCTCGGTAGGCCCGCCGTACTTTAATGCGTTGTTTGTGCCATTGTCATGGGTGCTACTTGCCTTTATGGGTGTGGGGGCGACCATGCGGTATAAATATGACAGCCGTCCCATGCTAAAAGTGCTGGCGATGACGGCGGTGTGTAGCTTGCTACTGGGTGTGGTGGGTTGGTATATGATAAACCTACTGGGTGAGAATACGCCCTTTGACCATACCATTTATATCACGGCGAGTCTGTCGGCGTGGGTGCTACTGTTTATCGGGCTTGACATTAAGGATAAGACTCGCCACGCCAAGGGGCTGACCAACGGACTGCGTAAACTTAGCCCAAGCTACTATGGCATGCAAATCGCCCATATTGGTGTGCTGGTTACGGCACTGGGCGTGGCAGGCGTGAGTGCGTTAAGTCTAGAAAAAGATGTGGCGATGACGGTGGGCGACAGCACGCACGTGCAGGGTTATGATTTTTATTTGCAAGATTTTGACCTAGTGCAAGGCTCCAACTATGATGCCACACGGGCGACCATACAAGTCAAAGCGGACGGCAAGCTCATCACCACGCTCTATCCTGAAAAGCGAAACTATGTCGTCTCGATGATGCCGATGACCGAAGTGGGACTGCGAGCGAGCCTGTTTAATGAGCTGTATGTCGCCCTAGGTGAGCCAATCGTCAAGGACGGCAAGGTGGATAATAATACATGGGCGGTGCGTGTACACGTCAAGCCCATGGTGCGTTGGCTGTGGCTTGGCTCTATCATCATGGCGTTGGGTGGGTTTATTGCCATGTTTGATAAACGCTACCGTATAAAGAAAGTCAAGGCAGATTTGGTAAAGAGCAAACTAAGCCCAACGACAACGGTTAATCAAGATAATGGCAAAAATAACGGCAAAGATAATGGTAAAGTTATCAAAGATGACGAAAGAGTTGTCAAAGATGATGAAAACGTTAGCAAAGATAACGCCAAAGACGACCAACCCACAAAAGCCAATGACAATGCAGGGGAGATGACACCATGA
- the mrdA gene encoding penicillin-binding protein 2, which produces MTSSRPNDSDISTRVFVRRVIVASLFVLIGMIGLFARYGFLQVHQYDKYQTNAENNRIKLISDPPSRGYIYDRNGVLLADNVPVFSAVISPDEIEDPAYTLKLLTPIFDLTDEEITDILARIDKSKNDPITIKMDLTEEQIAQFSERKPFFRGVSIQTKLTRVYPHDELFAHVIGYVGRINDKEAKKIAEDNHKKALYAGTDLIGKIGIEAQYEEVLLGKPGYQSVEANAHGEILRQLDTKPPVAGNDLYLSLDYGLQMAAQKQLAGRRGAIVALDPKNGDVLAFVSNPSYDPNPFVSGISTKEYGMLRDDIDQPLYNRALQGLYPPASTIKPFESMGFLHYGIMGWNDTIFDPGYFSLPGDSHRFRDWKKGGHGTVNMSKSIIMSVDTYYYKNAHRMGIDKLHDWMSSFGFGKKTGIDLPNEKGGIMPSPKWKMDTYGKEWLPGETISVSIGQGAFLASPLQVANATAMTAIKGKHLTPHLLKRSEGQAPVTIIDKPDGVIPFNGTEADWDRMHAAMEDTVKRGTAKSIYTTRYRMAGKTGTAQVKSIAQGKSYNKAAISSRHWDHAWFSGFAPVDDPQIAIAVIVENGGGGGKVAAPIGRALFDYWILQRETNPITPPSDEELVKIRAAKREAIKAKIAKAEAEKAEEERKKAEENRQAHQP; this is translated from the coding sequence ATGACCTCATCACGTCCTAACGATTCTGACATCAGCACTCGCGTCTTTGTACGCCGAGTGATCGTGGCGTCGTTATTTGTGCTTATTGGCATGATTGGACTGTTTGCTCGTTATGGATTTTTACAGGTTCATCAGTACGATAAATACCAAACCAACGCTGAGAACAACCGCATTAAACTCATCTCCGACCCGCCATCACGGGGTTATATTTATGACCGTAACGGTGTGTTGCTTGCCGATAACGTGCCTGTTTTTTCTGCGGTCATCAGTCCCGATGAGATTGAAGACCCAGCCTATACCCTAAAACTGCTCACTCCCATCTTTGATCTGACCGATGAAGAGATTACGGACATTTTGGCAAGGATAGACAAATCTAAAAACGACCCCATTACCATCAAAATGGATTTAACCGAAGAGCAGATTGCTCAGTTTAGCGAGCGAAAGCCCTTTTTTCGGGGGGTGAGCATTCAGACCAAACTCACCCGTGTCTATCCCCATGACGAGCTGTTCGCCCATGTCATCGGTTATGTCGGGCGTATCAACGATAAAGAAGCCAAAAAAATCGCCGAAGACAACCACAAAAAAGCCCTGTATGCTGGTACCGACCTGATTGGCAAAATCGGCATCGAAGCCCAGTACGAAGAAGTCCTGCTTGGCAAACCAGGCTATCAATCCGTTGAAGCCAACGCTCATGGCGAGATTCTAAGACAGCTGGACACCAAACCCCCTGTGGCAGGCAACGATTTGTATCTAAGTCTAGATTATGGACTACAAATGGCCGCCCAAAAACAACTGGCAGGACGACGTGGGGCGATTGTGGCACTTGACCCAAAAAATGGCGACGTCCTTGCCTTTGTCTCCAACCCCAGCTATGACCCCAACCCCTTTGTCTCTGGCATATCCACCAAAGAGTATGGCATGCTTCGAGATGACATTGACCAACCTTTGTATAACCGTGCCTTGCAAGGGCTATACCCGCCTGCTTCTACCATCAAACCCTTTGAGAGCATGGGCTTTTTGCATTATGGCATCATGGGTTGGAATGACACCATTTTTGACCCTGGTTATTTTAGCTTACCGGGGGACAGCCACCGTTTTCGTGACTGGAAAAAAGGCGGGCATGGCACGGTCAATATGAGCAAATCCATCATCATGAGCGTGGATACCTATTATTATAAAAACGCTCACCGCATGGGCATTGACAAACTTCATGACTGGATGAGTAGTTTTGGTTTTGGCAAAAAAACAGGTATTGACCTACCCAACGAAAAGGGAGGTATCATGCCATCACCCAAATGGAAAATGGACACCTACGGCAAAGAATGGCTACCGGGCGAGACCATCTCTGTCTCTATCGGACAAGGGGCATTTTTGGCAAGCCCCCTACAAGTTGCCAATGCCACCGCCATGACCGCCATCAAGGGCAAACACCTAACACCCCACCTGCTCAAACGCTCCGAAGGGCAGGCTCCTGTAACCATCATTGACAAACCTGACGGGGTCATCCCCTTTAATGGCACCGAAGCCGACTGGGACAGAATGCACGCCGCCATGGAAGACACTGTCAAACGGGGTACAGCAAAGAGCATCTACACCACCCGTTATCGCATGGCGGGCAAAACAGGTACAGCACAGGTCAAATCCATCGCCCAAGGCAAAAGCTATAACAAAGCCGCCATCAGCTCCCGTCACTGGGACCATGCGTGGTTCTCAGGTTTTGCCCCCGTGGATGACCCCCAAATCGCCATCGCAGTCATCGTCGAGAACGGTGGTGGCGGTGGTAAAGTGGCGGCTCCCATCGGGCGAGCGTTATTTGATTACTGGATTCTCCAACGTGAGACCAACCCCATCACACCACCCAGCGATGAAGAATTGGTAAAAATCCGTGCCGCCAAGCGTGAAGCCATCAAAGCCAAAATCGCCAAGGCAGAAGCCGAAAAAGCCGAAGAAGAACGCAAAAAAGCCGAAGAAAACAGACAAGCTCATCAGCCATGA
- a CDS encoding DsbE family thiol:disulfide interchange protein, translating into MNRTQKRMMIFLIPFIIFALLMVMFFNRLGKPTDIVVTTSMNKPLPAFSLPLLSDPNRVMTNDNLPKTPFLMNVWGSWCPTCKVEHPFLMELHAQGVPMVGMNYKDELADALGYLNQYKDPFLYSVQDLDGRYGLSLGLTGAPETFVVDGNGVVYKHITGEIHEGNWTASIKPCMDALANPQANQTQRTQACQ; encoded by the coding sequence ATGAACCGCACCCAAAAACGCATGATGATTTTTCTGATTCCGTTTATCATCTTTGCCTTACTCATGGTGATGTTTTTTAACCGTTTGGGTAAGCCGACAGACATCGTGGTTACCACAAGCATGAATAAGCCCTTGCCAGCGTTTAGCTTGCCCTTATTATCCGACCCCAATCGGGTAATGACCAATGACAATTTGCCAAAAACGCCATTTTTAATGAATGTGTGGGGGTCATGGTGTCCGACTTGTAAGGTAGAGCACCCCTTTTTAATGGAGCTACACGCCCAAGGTGTGCCAATGGTGGGCATGAATTACAAAGACGAGCTTGCCGATGCGTTGGGTTATTTGAACCAATACAAAGACCCGTTTTTGTACTCGGTGCAGGATTTGGATGGTAGATATGGGCTAAGTTTGGGACTGACAGGAGCCCCTGAGACGTTCGTGGTGGACGGCAATGGCGTGGTCTATAAGCACATCACAGGCGAGATACACGAAGGCAACTGGACGGCAAGTATCAAGCCATGCATGGACGCCCTAGCCAACCCCCAAGCGAACCAAACCCAAAGAACACAGGCGTGCCAATGA
- the rsmD gene encoding 16S rRNA (guanine(966)-N(2))-methyltransferase RsmD, with amino-acid sequence MKKPTKPHHKATNQVRIIGGQFKRRSISFVDADGLRPTPDRLRETLFNWLMADIHDAKVLDVCAGSGVLGFEALSRGASHVVMIEPSPTQAHTIEDNADSLKLTRSQLSVINDTAQTALPTLGTPFDVIFIDPPYALDIWHDIISGIIEHGLYHADTLCYIESNTALDDILTPFCANLFKSTKIGQVHAGLFTLPI; translated from the coding sequence ATGAAAAAGCCAACCAAGCCCCATCATAAAGCCACCAACCAAGTTCGTATCATCGGCGGTCAGTTCAAACGCCGTAGTATCAGCTTTGTGGATGCTGATGGGCTAAGACCCACCCCCGACCGTTTGCGTGAGACACTTTTTAACTGGCTCATGGCAGACATTCATGACGCCAAAGTGCTAGACGTCTGTGCAGGCTCGGGCGTGCTGGGCTTTGAAGCACTATCACGGGGGGCATCTCACGTCGTCATGATAGAACCTAGCCCCACCCAAGCACACACCATCGAAGATAATGCTGACAGCCTAAAACTCACCCGCAGTCAGCTGTCCGTCATCAACGACACCGCCCAAACCGCCCTACCCACGCTTGGCACGCCCTTTGATGTCATCTTTATTGACCCGCCTTATGCACTTGATATTTGGCACGACATCATCAGTGGCATTATCGAGCATGGGCTTTACCACGCTGACACGTTGTGCTATATTGAGAGCAACACTGCCCTAGATGACATTCTTACCCCTTTTTGTGCCAATCTCTTTAAATCCACCAAAATCGGTCAAGTACATGCAGGGCTATTTACCCTGCCCATTTAG
- a CDS encoding DegV family protein, producing MKRIVLSTSSSSLNYINTPHAARLVPFHVIINGKDHLDIRDIDTARLSKMLYDNPNLSVTTSPPTADEINALFDELYAEGYEEVLVCTISSAISKSHEIFNTLKTKFVGKMNIYVYDTKTLNIDEGALAFEADLMMQESKSMLDIINRLDELRKNSLFMFTLSDLNFIVRNKKLSAPAGFIANLFGIKPIMWVDDIGRVIPRDKIRKIERSINYMAETAIAHIGNKDAFIYMVDTSMGFYTDSFQELFVNGYGLRNVPVIPVSTVSLANHGPTGVGLGVYYGKVPRIVKYLK from the coding sequence ATGAAACGCATCGTTCTTAGCACATCTTCTTCTAGCCTAAACTACATTAACACGCCCCACGCTGCCCGTCTGGTGCCTTTTCACGTCATCATCAATGGCAAAGACCACCTTGATATCAGAGACATCGATACGGCTCGTCTGAGCAAAATGCTCTACGACAACCCCAACCTATCCGTCACAACCAGCCCACCAACCGCTGATGAAATCAATGCCCTATTTGACGAACTGTATGCCGAAGGCTACGAAGAAGTTCTGGTTTGCACCATCTCATCCGCCATCAGTAAAAGCCATGAGATTTTTAACACCCTAAAAACTAAATTTGTTGGCAAAATGAACATCTATGTTTACGACACCAAAACCCTAAATATTGACGAAGGGGCGTTGGCATTTGAAGCGGACTTGATGATGCAAGAAAGCAAATCCATGCTTGACATCATCAATCGCTTGGATGAGCTACGCAAAAACAGCCTGTTCATGTTTACCTTATCTGACCTAAACTTTATCGTCCGCAACAAAAAACTCTCCGCCCCTGCTGGCTTTATCGCCAATCTGTTTGGCATCAAGCCCATCATGTGGGTGGATGATATCGGGCGTGTCATTCCCCGTGACAAAATCCGCAAAATCGAACGTAGTATTAACTACATGGCAGAGACTGCCATCGCCCACATTGGCAACAAAGACGCTTTTATCTATATGGTTGATACTTCCATGGGCTTTTATACCGACAGTTTCCAAGAACTGTTTGTCAATGGCTACGGACTTCGCAATGTGCCAGTCATCCCTGTCTCCACCGTCTCCCTTGCCAACCATGGGCCGACAGGCGTGGGGCTGGGCGTGTATTACGGTAAAGTACCCAGAATCGTCAAATATCTCAAATAG
- the cysT gene encoding sulfate ABC transporter permease subunit CysT: MTHTTPTTPTAPVRNKQRRIMPFFGLSLGVSVFALSLLVVLPFVMMILTTLGMGFGEIVSTIKEPQVFYAIKLSLSMAILATLTNLVFGTLIAWVLVRYDFWGKSFINALVDLPFALPTAVTGISLATLYAPTGLFGQVFTKLGTALTGEPIRIAFTPIGIWLALVVVSFPFIVRAVQPVLAEMSVEFEEASAVMGASRLTTFVKIILPEIAPAMLIGSGMMFARATGEYGSVIFIAGNIPMQSEILPLIIVSKLEQFDVAGASCVALFMLLVSLVVLFLINFAQWKLSSRLGAKTN; the protein is encoded by the coding sequence ATGACACACACCACACCGACCACACCGACTGCCCCCGTCCGCAACAAGCAAAGACGTATCATGCCGTTTTTTGGGCTAAGTCTGGGCGTGAGCGTGTTTGCGTTGTCGTTACTGGTTGTTTTGCCGTTTGTCATGATGATTTTGACCACGCTTGGCATGGGGTTTGGCGAAATTGTCAGCACCATAAAAGAGCCACAGGTTTTTTATGCCATTAAATTATCCCTATCTATGGCGATTTTGGCGACCTTGACCAACCTAGTCTTTGGCACGCTCATCGCTTGGGTGCTGGTGCGGTATGACTTTTGGGGCAAGTCATTTATCAACGCCCTTGTGGATTTGCCCTTTGCCCTGCCGACTGCGGTTACAGGCATTTCACTTGCCACGCTCTACGCCCCCACAGGGTTGTTCGGACAAGTGTTCACCAAACTTGGCACGGCTTTGACAGGCGAGCCGATTCGCATTGCCTTTACGCCCATTGGTATTTGGCTGGCTTTGGTTGTGGTGTCGTTTCCTTTTATTGTGCGAGCGGTGCAACCTGTGCTGGCAGAGATGTCGGTAGAGTTTGAAGAAGCGTCTGCCGTCATGGGGGCGAGCCGTTTGACGACTTTTGTCAAGATAATCCTGCCCGAGATTGCCCCTGCCATGCTCATCGGTTCAGGCATGATGTTTGCCCGTGCCACAGGCGAGTATGGTTCGGTGATTTTTATCGCAGGCAACATTCCCATGCAATCAGAAATCCTACCGCTCATCATCGTATCTAAGCTAGAACAATTTGACGTGGCAGGAGCGTCTTGCGTGGCGTTGTTTATGCTCCTTGTGTCGCTTGTGGTGTTATTTTTAATTAACTTTGCCCAATGGAAATTATCATCACGACTTGGGGCAAAAACGAATTAG
- a CDS encoding cytochrome c-type biogenesis protein, with amino-acid sequence MMKFCLKHTLSILAVVGTLMISTASFGAIEIYEFKSAEDEARYKALIEELRCPKCQNQNLAGSDAPIAVDLKNQTYQMIQDGRSDTEIRQFMFDSYGDFISYKPPVRPSTWILWFFPPILLVVFILGWIYKAKKGRTVAVDEVATLSKAEEERVAQILAKHQNPQSEQAQHSNTSNSHTQTDKDTP; translated from the coding sequence ATGATGAAATTTTGTTTAAAACACACCTTATCCATACTGGCAGTGGTCGGAACTTTGATGATAAGTACGGCAAGTTTTGGGGCGATTGAGATTTATGAATTTAAAAGTGCCGAAGACGAAGCCCGTTATAAGGCACTCATCGAAGAGTTACGTTGCCCTAAATGCCAAAACCAAAACTTAGCAGGGTCGGACGCTCCGATTGCGGTGGATTTAAAAAACCAAACCTATCAGATGATACAGGACGGCAGGAGCGATACCGAGATTCGCCAGTTCATGTTTGACAGTTATGGCGATTTTATCAGTTACAAACCGCCTGTGCGTCCGTCCACGTGGATTTTGTGGTTTTTTCCGCCCATTTTGTTGGTGGTGTTTATCTTAGGCTGGATTTATAAAGCCAAAAAAGGGCGGACGGTGGCGGTTGATGAAGTGGCTACCTTATCCAAAGCCGAAGAAGAGCGTGTTGCTCAGATTTTAGCCAAACATCAAAATCCCCAATCAGAGCAAGCCCAACATTCTAATACCTCAAATTCCCACACCCAAACCGATAAGGATACGCCATGA